The following coding sequences are from one Nonlabens arenilitoris window:
- a CDS encoding DJ-1/PfpI family protein, translating to MKITIAFLCIITLLSCQQNQKSISDDTVSIKSQTPTLLPDAYNVGFLVMDGTYNTELTAPFDIFQHTRFRESVKAMNTFTVAQSTKMITTFEGLQLQPDYSFENAPHIDILVVPSAEHHLDSDLENKELINWVEKIGNKAIYITSHCDGAFILAQAGLLDNVVSTTFPSDIHMMRDRFPSLDIRENVWFVHDGKVITSAGGARSFEAAMYLCDLLYGPVVTNDLAGGLVLEYNLSNYPHLIIDRDKDN from the coding sequence ATGAAGATAACTATAGCTTTTTTGTGCATCATAACGTTACTTTCATGTCAGCAAAACCAGAAATCTATCAGTGATGACACCGTAAGCATAAAAAGTCAAACTCCTACTCTACTTCCAGATGCCTATAATGTAGGCTTTTTAGTAATGGATGGAACATATAATACAGAACTGACAGCACCATTTGATATATTTCAACATACTCGCTTTCGCGAAAGCGTAAAAGCGATGAACACATTTACCGTAGCCCAGTCTACAAAAATGATTACGACATTTGAAGGTTTGCAATTGCAACCAGATTATAGTTTTGAAAATGCACCACATATTGATATCCTTGTTGTACCAAGTGCAGAGCATCATCTAGACAGTGATTTAGAGAACAAAGAATTAATAAATTGGGTTGAAAAAATAGGGAACAAAGCGATTTATATAACTTCCCATTGTGATGGTGCATTTATTCTTGCTCAAGCAGGTTTACTTGATAATGTGGTATCAACCACTTTCCCTAGTGATATCCATATGATGAGAGACAGATTTCCCAGCTTAGACATCAGAGAAAATGTATGGTTTGTACATGATGGTAAGGTTATTACCAGTGCTGGTGGTGCGCGCTCCTTTGAGGCTGCTATGTACTTATGTGATTTATTGTATGGCCCAGTGGTAACAAATGATCTTGCCGGTGGATTAGTGCTAGAATATAATCTCTCAAATTATCCACATCTAATAATAGATCGAGATAAAGATAATTAA
- the crcB gene encoding fluoride efflux transporter CrcB, with the protein MIKQLLLVFIGGGLGCVIRFLFSVWMNTDQIKWLPTIMANVLGCFLLGLFLSFSHKNILDSHGYILLGIGFCGGLTTFSTFSVDLFKLTNETNYTGALLYLFLTIILGYIAVYCAYHLGKQIA; encoded by the coding sequence ATGATTAAACAACTTTTACTTGTTTTTATTGGTGGTGGCTTAGGTTGTGTCATAAGATTTCTTTTTTCCGTATGGATGAATACAGATCAAATCAAATGGTTACCTACGATTATGGCAAACGTTTTAGGCTGTTTTTTATTAGGATTATTTCTATCATTTTCTCATAAAAATATTTTAGACAGTCATGGCTATATTTTATTAGGTATCGGTTTTTGTGGTGGTTTAACTACCTTTTCTACCTTTTCTGTAGATCTCTTTAAACTTACTAATGAGACTAATTATACTGGCGCCTTGTTATATTTATTTTTAACAATCATATTAGGATACATTGCAGTTTACTGTGCATACCATCTAGGAAAACAAATTGCCTAA
- a CDS encoding SRPBCC family protein — protein MKVLKYLFLFLLVIFIGAAVYFSLQDGTYYITEKKTIKAPPELIYEEISDFKNWNHWNPWTNSTDVTNTLGEITTGINGNYSFKDEYGNGSMTITSLEPNKSIESKMEYHTSISDSKSVVTMTLNPVPEGTEVVWNIKGEDGLKNKVMNFIFGLDLEEEIRPMYKKGLNNIEEYLLIEMKKYEISNPGLVDYGGGYILYKTTSTTMDQFSDEMAVMLQDIMKYMTEEKISMYGMPMSIYEKFDYNNNSVIFSAAVPVRDRVIPASDAPVLCTYIEPTRAVKVTLKGTYDHLQEAWEKGQLFMAQQGYISGLQAPFEIYKTDPALTPNPADNVTEIYLPVLEND, from the coding sequence ATGAAAGTCCTTAAATATCTCTTTCTCTTCTTACTAGTCATTTTCATAGGTGCGGCTGTATATTTTTCATTACAAGACGGTACTTATTACATCACAGAAAAGAAAACGATAAAAGCTCCTCCAGAATTGATATATGAAGAAATATCAGATTTTAAAAACTGGAATCATTGGAATCCATGGACTAATTCTACTGATGTAACTAATACGTTAGGTGAAATAACAACAGGTATTAATGGAAACTATAGTTTTAAAGATGAATACGGTAATGGTTCTATGACAATTACTTCTTTAGAACCCAACAAAAGTATAGAGTCAAAAATGGAATATCATACTAGTATTTCTGATTCAAAAAGTGTCGTAACAATGACATTAAATCCAGTACCTGAAGGGACAGAAGTAGTATGGAATATTAAAGGTGAAGATGGCCTCAAAAATAAGGTTATGAATTTTATTTTTGGATTAGATTTAGAAGAAGAAATTAGACCTATGTATAAAAAAGGGCTTAATAATATAGAAGAGTATTTATTAATTGAAATGAAAAAATACGAAATCAGTAATCCTGGTTTAGTAGATTATGGTGGTGGTTATATTCTTTATAAAACTACTTCAACTACCATGGATCAATTTTCTGATGAAATGGCAGTAATGTTACAAGATATCATGAAGTACATGACTGAAGAAAAAATATCTATGTATGGTATGCCTATGAGTATTTATGAAAAGTTTGACTACAACAATAATAGTGTCATATTTTCAGCTGCTGTACCTGTAAGGGATCGGGTAATTCCTGCAAGTGACGCACCTGTTTTATGTACTTATATAGAGCCTACAAGAGCTGTAAAAGTAACTTTAAAAGGTACCTATGATCATTTACAAGAAGCCTGGGAAAAAGGCCAGCTGTTTATGGCACAACAAGGATATATATCTGGTTTACAAGCACCATTTGAAATCTACAAAACAGATCCTGCATTAACTCCTAATCCAGCAGATAATGTAACAGAGATTTACTTACCCGTTCTAGAAAATGATTAA
- a CDS encoding response regulator transcription factor, producing the protein MIRLLIAEDHQSLIDGLLLLFNNDQDIEVVGTAKDGKELLEKLKYKKPDILLTDISMPRMNGVELCKKALSVQPDMKVIAFSMFNDEEAIREMIKAGAYGYILKTSNLQEVKTAIIKASKGQRYFDASINLQEIERSETSNNNTILSPSESKILKLIAQGKTSSEIAEIRFTAVSTIIKHRKNIIQKLGLQGKGELLRYALQKHQHYK; encoded by the coding sequence ATGATACGATTACTAATAGCCGAAGATCATCAATCGCTCATCGATGGTCTCTTACTTCTATTTAATAATGACCAAGATATTGAGGTCGTAGGTACAGCAAAAGATGGTAAGGAACTTCTTGAGAAATTAAAATATAAGAAGCCCGACATTCTACTAACTGATATTAGTATGCCGCGAATGAACGGCGTAGAATTATGCAAAAAAGCATTATCAGTTCAACCCGATATGAAAGTCATAGCCTTTTCAATGTTTAACGATGAAGAAGCCATACGTGAAATGATCAAAGCTGGCGCTTATGGGTATATATTAAAAACCAGTAATTTGCAAGAAGTTAAAACAGCAATCATTAAAGCTAGTAAGGGACAACGCTACTTTGATGCTTCTATTAATTTACAAGAGATTGAACGCAGTGAGACCTCAAATAATAATACGATACTATCTCCTAGTGAAAGCAAAATTTTAAAACTTATCGCACAAGGAAAAACATCATCAGAAATAGCTGAAATTAGATTTACTGCTGTCAGTACCATAATAAAGCACCGCAAAAACATAATACAGAAGTTAGGATTACAAGGTAAAGGAGAATTATTAAGATATGCTTTACAAAAGCATCAACATTACAAGTGA
- a CDS encoding sensor histidine kinase yields MGTRFFLYISLILCFTQIGNSQSTQLESLAKLNAASNFVESKELIKTMDTLAFSNTEKARYYYENAIIESNTSSDLIRSYKLLLKAKKKVPADSLQLRFKINDELIYTYLSTIENALPFEDLVQENCDIAHLTQDAKMLVNCDFYYIYNEDYETIASIKRSIKRLHHSKYIAKENDLIEMVKSIELNLGIVHDLANNKDSALYYFNSLIPYYEQQKDFETLKDLYNSKAQTLKQSKRYDEAIIYYNKALNDYYPIDNQEKMVMVTRNLAETYYLNKNYEESATLYRDKIKISDSLKTIASARSLEELEVKYQTSQKEKENLELKADKEKQRSQIIALSGGTIILFLGGLFFYNNQRKKKLLAQKEQELEKGRADTILKNQELATIDAMITGQEKERKKLAEELHDDLGSTLTTVRLYFENLKEQFSEEKSQVVFNRTENLLDEAYEKIRLMSHTRNSGIMASKGLIPALESLAQKISQGGKVKVEVLHHGLDQSLENSLELTIFRILQELLSNIIKHANATNAVISLTAYEDSINIMVEDDGIGFQADTKSKASGIGLLNIEKRIEGLDGSMEIDSHINHGTTVNLDIPLQ; encoded by the coding sequence GTGGGAACTAGATTTTTTCTATATATAAGCTTGATTTTGTGCTTTACTCAGATAGGGAATTCCCAATCTACCCAATTAGAGTCGTTAGCAAAGTTAAATGCTGCATCTAATTTTGTAGAGTCAAAAGAACTAATAAAAACCATGGATACTCTTGCTTTTTCAAATACTGAAAAGGCAAGATATTATTATGAAAATGCTATAATAGAATCTAATACATCGTCTGATTTAATACGTTCATATAAACTATTACTGAAAGCCAAAAAAAAGGTTCCTGCAGACTCTCTACAGCTTAGGTTTAAGATTAACGATGAGCTTATCTATACTTATCTTTCTACTATTGAAAACGCGCTACCATTTGAAGATTTAGTCCAAGAAAATTGTGATATTGCCCATCTCACACAAGATGCTAAAATGCTAGTCAATTGTGACTTTTATTATATATATAATGAAGATTATGAAACCATTGCTAGTATAAAGCGATCCATAAAGAGGTTACATCATTCTAAATACATCGCTAAAGAAAATGATTTAATAGAAATGGTTAAAAGCATTGAATTAAATCTAGGAATTGTACACGACCTCGCTAACAATAAAGACTCTGCTTTATATTATTTTAATTCATTAATCCCTTATTATGAACAGCAAAAAGATTTTGAAACTCTTAAAGATTTATACAATAGTAAAGCACAAACTTTAAAGCAATCCAAAAGATATGATGAAGCGATAATTTACTACAACAAAGCTTTAAACGACTACTACCCTATTGATAATCAAGAGAAAATGGTGATGGTAACTAGAAACCTAGCCGAGACATATTATCTTAATAAAAATTATGAAGAAAGTGCTACGTTATATCGTGATAAAATAAAAATATCAGATTCTTTAAAAACTATCGCCTCGGCAAGGTCTTTAGAAGAACTAGAAGTAAAATATCAAACTTCACAAAAAGAAAAAGAAAACCTAGAACTTAAAGCTGATAAAGAAAAACAACGTTCTCAAATTATTGCATTGTCTGGTGGAACTATAATTTTATTCTTGGGAGGATTATTTTTCTACAACAATCAGCGCAAGAAAAAATTACTGGCTCAAAAAGAACAAGAACTTGAAAAAGGTCGTGCAGATACTATTCTTAAAAATCAAGAATTAGCTACCATTGATGCTATGATAACTGGACAAGAAAAAGAACGTAAAAAATTAGCCGAAGAACTCCATGATGATTTAGGTAGCACATTAACCACTGTTAGACTATACTTTGAAAATCTAAAAGAACAATTCAGTGAAGAAAAATCACAAGTAGTTTTTAATAGAACAGAGAATCTACTGGATGAAGCCTATGAAAAAATACGACTAATGTCTCATACAAGAAATAGTGGTATTATGGCCAGTAAGGGATTGATTCCTGCATTAGAATCGCTAGCACAAAAAATTTCTCAAGGTGGAAAAGTGAAAGTAGAAGTTTTACATCACGGTCTGGATCAATCCTTAGAAAATAGCTTAGAACTTACTATCTTTAGAATATTACAAGAGTTATTAAGTAATATAATTAAACATGCAAACGCGACAAATGCCGTAATTAGCCTTACGGCATACGAAGACAGCATTAATATTATGGTTGAAGATGATGGTATAGGTTTTCAAGCAGATACAAAATCTAAAGCTTCTGGTATAGGTTTACTTAATATAGAAAAGAGAATAGAAGGTTTAGATGGCTCCATGGAAATCGATTCTCATATTAATCATGGTACAACTGTTAATCTAGATATTCCCTTACAATGA
- a CDS encoding M28 family peptidase — translation MKQSFLLMLFVSMFTAAQLPSAQQQDLYKIIDEVSADRIEKDVKKLAGFGTRNTFSDTVSNTRGIGAARRWIKAEFDKISKECGNCLEVFYQKDFVSTDMGTRIPKDAWVVNVVAIQRGTSNPNDMVMMSGDIDSRASDTMDFTTDAPGANDNASGMAGTLEAARVLSKRKFKNSIVYVGLSGEEQGLFGGKGLAEYAKKKEWNVIGFLNNDMIGNIKGVDGVIDNREFRIFSEPTDPTETERERNGRRFYGGEVDGISRQLARYIYKSVKKYMPEMKPMMVYRLDRFGRGGHHRPFADLGFPGIRIMEAHENYTQQHQDIRTENGINYGDVVEHVNFPYARKLTAVNAINLAQLAWAPTRPINVKIGGIVEADVKLKWDPVKDAVGYKIYWRDTTSPTWDNSRYIGNITEYTLREIVIDNSFFGVAAVGENGIESMVSFPSGVFR, via the coding sequence ATGAAACAAAGTTTTCTTTTAATGCTATTCGTCAGTATGTTTACTGCGGCACAACTACCTAGCGCACAGCAACAAGATTTATACAAAATTATTGATGAAGTAAGTGCTGATAGAATTGAAAAAGACGTAAAAAAGTTAGCGGGATTTGGTACCAGAAATACATTTTCAGACACAGTATCTAATACACGCGGTATAGGTGCTGCGAGAAGATGGATCAAGGCAGAGTTTGATAAAATATCTAAAGAATGTGGTAATTGTCTCGAGGTTTTTTATCAAAAAGACTTTGTATCTACTGACATGGGAACCCGTATTCCTAAAGATGCTTGGGTCGTAAATGTTGTGGCTATCCAGCGCGGCACATCTAATCCTAATGATATGGTCATGATGAGTGGCGATATAGATTCTAGAGCTAGCGATACAATGGATTTTACAACAGATGCTCCTGGCGCAAATGATAACGCAAGTGGTATGGCTGGTACTCTAGAAGCTGCAAGAGTTTTAAGCAAGCGCAAATTTAAAAACAGTATAGTCTATGTAGGATTAAGTGGTGAGGAACAAGGCCTTTTTGGCGGTAAAGGACTTGCTGAATATGCCAAGAAGAAAGAATGGAATGTCATAGGTTTTTTAAATAATGATATGATAGGAAATATTAAAGGTGTAGATGGAGTCATTGACAACAGAGAGTTCAGAATATTCTCAGAACCTACAGATCCTACTGAGACTGAACGCGAGCGCAATGGACGCAGGTTCTATGGTGGTGAAGTAGATGGTATTTCTAGACAACTAGCCCGTTACATATACAAATCTGTAAAAAAATATATGCCTGAGATGAAACCTATGATGGTATATAGATTAGATCGTTTTGGTCGCGGTGGACATCACAGGCCATTTGCAGATTTAGGTTTTCCAGGCATACGTATCATGGAGGCACATGAAAATTATACACAGCAACATCAAGATATTAGAACAGAGAATGGAATAAACTACGGTGATGTAGTTGAGCACGTAAACTTTCCGTATGCTAGAAAATTAACAGCTGTAAATGCTATTAATCTGGCACAATTAGCATGGGCTCCTACCCGACCTATAAATGTAAAAATAGGTGGGATTGTAGAAGCTGATGTGAAATTAAAATGGGATCCAGTTAAAGATGCTGTAGGGTATAAAATCTACTGGCGTGATACAACCAGTCCTACATGGGATAATTCTCGATATATAGGTAATATTACTGAGTATACACTAAGAGAAATAGTAATAGATAATTCGTTTTTTGGAGTTGCAGCCGTAGGTGAAAATGGAATAGAAAGTATGGTCAGTTTCCCTAGCGGTGTTTTTAGATAG
- a CDS encoding mechanosensitive ion channel family protein: MMQEPIVEAKNVDVNIDPSGFSIENLTGYALEYGVPLLKAILIYIIGAFIIKKLVKVINKLMDKRDYDLTLKKFLTNLVKWVLTILLIVTVAGTLGIETASFAAILAAAGLAIGLALQGSLSNFAGGVLILIFKPYKIGDLIEAQGELGAVKEIDILVTKLITPANKLAIIPNGPMANGNIVNYTAEGKMRVDTTVGIGYGENMKQAKEALLSMLESNPKVLKDPAPSVNVSELADSSVNLAVRPYCKPEDYWDVYFWTIENTKLTLDKEKIEIPYPHAVEIQKEA; this comes from the coding sequence ATGATGCAAGAACCAATTGTAGAAGCAAAAAACGTAGACGTTAACATTGACCCTAGTGGTTTCAGTATTGAGAACCTAACAGGCTATGCCCTAGAATATGGAGTACCTTTATTGAAGGCCATACTGATTTATATCATAGGTGCATTTATCATTAAAAAACTTGTTAAAGTAATTAATAAGTTAATGGATAAAAGGGATTATGATTTAACCCTTAAAAAGTTTCTCACTAATCTAGTGAAATGGGTGCTTACTATTCTACTTATTGTTACAGTTGCTGGCACATTGGGTATAGAAACGGCTAGTTTTGCTGCCATACTTGCTGCAGCTGGTCTTGCAATAGGTTTAGCGTTACAAGGTTCTTTATCAAATTTTGCAGGTGGAGTACTTATTCTCATCTTTAAGCCCTACAAAATTGGTGATTTAATAGAAGCGCAAGGTGAACTAGGTGCTGTAAAAGAAATTGATATTTTAGTTACTAAATTAATAACACCAGCAAATAAACTAGCAATTATCCCTAACGGTCCCATGGCAAATGGAAATATAGTTAACTATACCGCCGAAGGAAAAATGAGAGTTGATACCACTGTAGGAATAGGATATGGTGAAAATATGAAACAAGCCAAAGAAGCTCTTCTTTCTATGTTAGAATCTAATCCTAAGGTACTAAAAGATCCTGCGCCATCTGTTAATGTTAGTGAACTCGCAGACAGTTCAGTAAATCTTGCGGTAAGACCTTACTGTAAGCCAGAAGACTATTGGGACGTTTATTTCTGGACTATTGAAAATACAAAATTAACTCTAGATAAAGAGAAAATAGAAATTCCTTATCCTCATGCAGTAGAAATTCAGAAAGAAGCTTAA
- a CDS encoding mechanosensitive ion channel family protein, which yields MKEILENFNLEKGFELILEYGIPLVKAILIYIIGRWLINKVLRVTQKFMLLRKYDITLEKFLLNLIKWGLWILLIVSIVGTLGIQTTSFAAIIGAAGLAIGLALQGSLSNFAGGVLLLLFKPFKVGDTIEAQGIVGTIKEIDILQTKIITPQRKLAIIPNGPLLNGNIINFNTEGILRCDTTIGVSYDADIPKTIEALRKLATDHPLVLEDPAPQIVVAANADSSINIHVRPYTLTDDVWTVHWYLQQNFKPTLDAIGVEIPYPHQVEIQK from the coding sequence ATGAAAGAAATACTAGAAAATTTTAATTTAGAGAAAGGATTTGAACTAATCCTAGAATACGGTATCCCATTAGTAAAGGCTATATTAATTTATATAATAGGTCGATGGCTTATTAATAAAGTTCTAAGAGTTACACAAAAATTCATGCTTTTAAGAAAGTATGATATCACATTAGAAAAGTTTTTGTTGAACTTAATTAAGTGGGGACTTTGGATTCTATTAATCGTTTCAATTGTTGGTACATTAGGAATACAGACGACCAGTTTTGCCGCCATAATAGGTGCTGCAGGACTTGCAATAGGTCTAGCATTACAGGGATCCTTATCTAACTTTGCTGGTGGTGTTTTATTACTTTTATTTAAACCTTTCAAGGTTGGTGATACTATTGAGGCTCAAGGTATTGTAGGCACAATTAAGGAGATTGATATACTACAAACAAAAATTATAACCCCACAACGCAAACTAGCTATCATACCTAATGGACCATTACTAAATGGTAATATTATCAATTTTAATACTGAAGGAATTCTAAGATGTGACACCACTATAGGTGTAAGTTATGATGCAGATATTCCTAAAACCATAGAGGCCTTACGTAAGTTAGCCACAGATCATCCATTAGTCCTAGAAGATCCGGCACCACAGATTGTTGTTGCGGCAAATGCTGATAGCTCCATTAACATACATGTACGACCATATACACTAACAGATGATGTATGGACAGTACACTGGTATTTACAACAAAACTTTAAACCTACCCTAGACGCCATAGGTGTAGAAATACCATATCCTCATCAGGTAGAAATACAGAAATAA
- a CDS encoding acyl-CoA dehydrogenase family protein — translation MSTENKTEIIRGGQFIVKESNPADIFTPEDFSDEQKMMRESVTEFVDKEIVPHKERFEKKDYALTEEVMRKAGEMGFLGIAVPEEFDGLGMGFVSTMLVCDYISGATGSIATAFGAHTGIGTMPITLYGTEEQKKKYVPKLATGEWFGAYCLTEPGAGSDANSGKTKAELTEDGKHYKINGQKMWISNAGFCNVFVVFARLEDDKNITGFIVENDPSNGISMGEEEHKLGIHSSSTRQVFFNDCLVPVENMLAGRGEGFKIAMNALNVGRIKLAAACLDAQRRVITLATNYANEREQFKTPIAKFGAIRKKLAEMATNAYVGESASYRAAKDIENRIHLRQEEGATFAEAELKGVEEFAIECSILKVAVSEDMQNCSDEGIQIYGGMGFSADAPMEAAWRDARISRIYEGTNEINRMLAVGMLVKKAMKGHVNLLVPAMAVGNELTSIPSFDTPDFSEPLSEEMDMIKKLKKVFLMVAGSAVQKFGPALEENQQLLIAASDILIEIYMAESAILRTQKNIARTSVEEQKEQIAMSQLYLYNAVKIIQNRAEEGISSFAEGDEQRMMLMGLKRFTKYTNLPNIIELRNVVADKVTGENKYPFTMS, via the coding sequence ATGTCAACAGAAAATAAAACAGAAATTATACGCGGTGGACAATTCATCGTAAAAGAATCAAATCCTGCAGATATTTTTACTCCAGAAGATTTTTCTGATGAGCAAAAAATGATGCGTGAATCCGTAACTGAGTTTGTGGATAAAGAGATCGTTCCTCATAAAGAACGTTTTGAAAAGAAGGACTATGCGCTTACTGAAGAAGTAATGCGCAAAGCTGGAGAAATGGGATTCTTAGGAATCGCAGTTCCTGAAGAATTTGATGGATTAGGTATGGGCTTTGTCTCTACTATGTTAGTTTGTGATTATATATCTGGAGCAACTGGATCTATAGCAACAGCATTTGGTGCTCATACAGGAATAGGTACGATGCCTATTACACTTTATGGTACCGAAGAGCAAAAGAAAAAATATGTTCCTAAACTAGCTACAGGTGAGTGGTTTGGAGCGTATTGTTTAACAGAGCCTGGTGCAGGATCTGATGCAAATTCTGGAAAAACAAAAGCAGAACTTACTGAAGATGGTAAACACTACAAGATCAATGGTCAAAAAATGTGGATCTCAAATGCAGGTTTCTGTAATGTGTTTGTTGTTTTTGCACGATTAGAAGATGATAAAAATATAACTGGGTTTATTGTTGAAAATGACCCGAGTAATGGAATCTCAATGGGTGAAGAAGAACACAAGTTGGGTATACACTCCTCTTCTACTCGTCAGGTATTCTTCAATGACTGTTTAGTTCCAGTAGAAAACATGCTTGCCGGCCGTGGTGAAGGATTTAAAATCGCCATGAATGCATTAAATGTAGGTCGTATCAAATTAGCTGCTGCCTGTCTAGACGCTCAACGTCGTGTGATCACTCTAGCTACTAATTATGCAAATGAGCGTGAGCAATTTAAAACGCCTATTGCAAAGTTTGGTGCGATTAGAAAAAAACTTGCTGAGATGGCTACTAACGCCTATGTAGGTGAAAGTGCATCTTATAGAGCTGCAAAGGATATTGAAAATAGAATACACTTACGTCAAGAAGAAGGAGCAACATTTGCCGAGGCAGAATTGAAAGGTGTTGAAGAATTTGCAATTGAATGTTCTATTCTTAAAGTAGCTGTATCTGAAGATATGCAAAACTGTAGTGATGAAGGTATCCAGATTTACGGTGGTATGGGATTCAGTGCTGATGCACCTATGGAAGCTGCATGGCGTGACGCTCGTATTTCACGTATCTATGAAGGAACTAATGAGATCAACCGTATGCTTGCAGTAGGAATGCTGGTTAAAAAAGCTATGAAAGGTCATGTAAACTTACTTGTGCCAGCGATGGCAGTAGGAAATGAGTTGACTTCTATTCCTTCTTTTGACACTCCAGACTTTTCAGAACCTTTATCTGAAGAAATGGATATGATTAAAAAACTGAAAAAAGTATTTTTAATGGTTGCGGGAAGTGCTGTTCAAAAATTCGGGCCAGCATTAGAAGAAAACCAACAATTGCTTATCGCTGCATCAGATATTCTTATTGAAATATACATGGCAGAAAGTGCTATACTTAGAACACAAAAGAATATCGCACGTACTAGTGTTGAAGAGCAAAAAGAACAGATTGCAATGTCGCAACTATATCTTTATAATGCTGTAAAAATTATTCAAAACAGAGCTGAAGAAGGTATTTCAAGCTTTGCAGAAGGAGATGAACAACGTATGATGCTTATGGGACTTAAACGTTTCACTAAGTATACTAATCTCCCTAATATTATTGAGCTACGTAACGTTGTAGCTGACAAAGTAACTGGAGAAAATAAATATCCTTTTACCATGTCATAA
- a CDS encoding acetyl-CoA C-acyltransferase: MTNAYIVAAKRTAVGKSGRGVFRFKRPDELAAETIQGMLKDLPDFDKGRIDDMIIGNAMPEAEQGLNMARQISLLALERVDIPGISINRWCASGLDAIGAAVARIQSGMAQCIVAGGVESMSYVPMGGYKPTPAYSLAQQGHEDYYWGMGLTAEEVANEYNVSREEQDQFAYDSHMKALKAQAENRFQDQIVPIDVEETYLDEDGKKKTRTYTVTKDEGPRKGTSLEALARLRPVFAAGGSVTAGNSSQTSDGAAFTLVMSEEMVNELGIKPIAKLVSFAVAAVEPRIMGIAPIEAIPKALKQAGLQKEDMALIELNEAFASQSVAVVRELGLNKDIVNVNGGAIALGHPLGCSGAKLSVQIFDEMRKRGNQGKHCMVTMCVGTGQGAAGIFEFLN; this comes from the coding sequence ATGACAAATGCATATATAGTTGCCGCAAAAAGAACGGCAGTAGGAAAATCAGGTCGTGGTGTTTTTAGATTTAAAAGACCAGACGAGCTAGCAGCAGAAACAATTCAGGGAATGTTAAAAGATCTTCCTGATTTTGATAAAGGTCGTATTGACGACATGATTATAGGTAACGCCATGCCTGAGGCTGAACAAGGACTTAACATGGCACGTCAGATATCACTTTTAGCACTAGAAAGAGTTGATATTCCAGGTATTAGTATTAATAGATGGTGCGCATCTGGTCTAGATGCTATTGGAGCAGCAGTTGCAAGAATTCAATCTGGAATGGCTCAATGTATAGTAGCTGGTGGTGTTGAAAGTATGAGTTATGTGCCTATGGGTGGTTATAAACCTACACCAGCATATAGTCTAGCTCAACAAGGTCATGAAGACTACTACTGGGGAATGGGTTTAACTGCCGAAGAGGTTGCTAATGAATATAATGTTTCTAGAGAAGAGCAAGATCAATTTGCTTATGACTCGCATATGAAAGCATTAAAAGCACAAGCAGAAAATCGTTTCCAAGATCAAATAGTACCTATAGATGTAGAGGAAACCTATCTTGATGAGGACGGAAAGAAAAAAACGAGAACTTATACCGTAACTAAAGATGAAGGTCCTAGAAAAGGTACGAGTCTAGAAGCACTAGCAAGACTGCGACCAGTATTTGCTGCTGGTGGTAGTGTAACAGCAGGTAACTCATCACAAACTAGTGATGGCGCAGCTTTCACACTGGTGATGAGTGAAGAAATGGTCAATGAATTGGGCATTAAGCCTATAGCAAAACTAGTAAGTTTTGCTGTTGCCGCTGTAGAACCTAGAATTATGGGTATAGCACCTATTGAAGCTATTCCTAAAGCTTTAAAACAAGCTGGACTTCAAAAAGAAGATATGGCTCTTATTGAGTTAAATGAAGCTTTTGCGAGCCAATCTGTAGCTGTGGTAAGAGAACTAGGACTTAATAAAGACATTGTCAACGTTAACGGTGGTGCCATCGCATTAGGTCATCCACTAGGTTGTTCAGGAGCAAAACTATCTGTACAAATCTTTGATGAAATGCGCAAAAGAGGCAATCAAGGAAAACACTGTATGGTAACCATGTGTGTAGGTACAGGACAAGGTGCCGCTGGTATATTTGAGTTTTTAAATTAA